From Stigmatopora nigra isolate UIUO_SnigA chromosome 17, RoL_Snig_1.1, whole genome shotgun sequence, a single genomic window includes:
- the lhx5 gene encoding LIM/homeobox protein Lhx5, translating into MMVHCAGCERPILDRFLLNVLDRAWHAKCVQCCECGCKLTDKCFSRDGKLYCKVDFFRRFGTKCAGCLQGISPSDLVRKARSKVFHLNCFTCMVCHKQLSTGEELYVIDENKFVCKDDYLSSATIKEVSLNSVSSCTDRSLSPDLQDGGLQDELKEADNCTSSDKETNNIENEEQNSGAKRRGPRTTIKAKQLETLKAAFVATPKPTRHIREQLAQETGLNMRVIQVWFQNRRSKERRMKQLSALGARRHAFFRGPRRMRTLGGRLEDPDILGPAAYGYYGEYQGDYYGPGSNYDFFPHGPPSSQAQSPAEPPYILASGPGAMEASGHLPTDDQRFTDMISHAETPSPEPGSLQAVPGEAYGGGPSPPFSLASNSSYSAPMSHQGPEMGEAAAW; encoded by the exons ATGATGGTCCACTgcgccggctgtgagcggcCCATCTTGGACCGCTTCCTGCTCAACGTGCTCGACCGGGCCTGGCACGCCAAGTGTGTGCAGTGCTGCGAGTGCGGATGCAAGCTGACGGACAAATGCTTCTCACGGGACGGAAAGCTCTACTGCAAAGTGGACTTTTTCCG ACGTTTCGGGACCAAGTGCGCCGGCTGCCTGCAGGGCATCTCGCCCAGCGACCTGGTGCGCAAGGCGCGCAGCAAGGTCTTCCACCTCAACTGTTTCACGTGCATGGTATGCCACAAGCAGCTTTCCACGGGCGAAGAACTCTACGTTATCGACGAGAACAAATTTGTGTGTAAAGACGACTACCTGAGCTCGGCCACCATCAAGGAGGTCAGCCTCAATTCTG TGTCGTCGTGCACGGACCGCAGCCTCTCGCCGGACCTCCAAGACGGCGGCCTGCAGGACGAGCTGAAGGAAGCGGACAATTGCACGTCCTCGGATAAGGAGACCAACAACATTGAGAACGAGGAGCAAAACTCGGGCGCCAAGCGGAGGGGGCCCCGCACCACCATCAAGGCCAAGCAGCTGGAGACCCTCAAGGCCGCCTTCGTGGCCACGCCCAAGCCCACGCGACACATCCGGGAGCAGCTGGCGCAAGAGACCGGCCTCAACATGAGGGTCATTCAG GTTTGGTTCCAGAACCGAAGATCCAAGGAGCGACGGATGAAGCAGCTGAGCGCCTTGGGGGCCCGCAGACACGCCTTCTTCCGGGGGCCCAGGAGGATGAGGACCCTGGGGGGACGCCTGGAGGACCCGGACATCTTGGGACCCGCTGCTTACGGATACTACGGAG AGTACCAAGGAGACTACTACGGACCAGGAAGCAACTACGACTTCTTCCCTCACGGCCCCCCGTCCTCGCAGGCTCAGTCCCCCGCCGAGCCCCCTTACATCCTGGCCTCGGGCCCGGGCGCCATGGAGGCCTCGGGCCACCTCCCCACAGACGACCAAAGGTTCACGGACATGATCTCCCACGCCGAGACGCCCAGTCCGGAGCCGGGTTCCCTGCAGGCCGTGCCGGGGGAGGCCTACGGTGGCGGGCCCAGCCCTCCCTTCTCCCTGGCCAGTAACTCCAGCTACAGCGCCCCCATGTCCCACCAAGGCCCCGAGATGGGCGAAGCCGCGGCCTGGTGA